One segment of Spiroplasma kunkelii CR2-3x DNA contains the following:
- a CDS encoding DUF3627 domain-containing protein — translation MSNYIKKNQNIENYFISKEFIPFTTDKASFINLPNHNRHIGFWLSNKFIYPSEKHSEQVAIGLIYDNSYPIIKYDENLKRNIWKYLTGTELINLYNQYKQNYFTKMKEVLFSSDPKKVKVNNNNNNLINWTVEKEQQLIKDLEDLN, via the coding sequence TTGAGTAATTATATTAAGAAAAATCAGAATATAGAAAATTATTTTATTAGTAAGGAATTTATCCCTTTTACAACAGATAAAGCAAGTTTTATTAATTTACCCAATCATAATCGCCATATTGGTTTTTGGTTGAGTAATAAGTTTATTTATCCGAGTGAAAAACATTCAGAGCAAGTAGCAATCGGTTTGATTTATGATAATTCTTATCCTATTATAAAGTATGATGAAAATTTAAAGCGAAATATTTGAAAATATTTAACTGGAACAGAATTAATCAATTTATATAATCAATATAAACAAAATTATTTTACTAAAATGAAAGAAGTATTATTTTCAAGTGACCCTAAAAAAGTAAAAGTAAATAATAACAATAATAATTTAATAAATTGAACTGTTGAAAAAGAGCAACAATTAATTAAAGATTTGGAAGATTTAAATTAA
- a CDS encoding DEAD/DEAH box helicase translates to MSNFNQFGFKRFLNLGLTELKFVEPTIVQEKVMPLLLKHKNIICKAHTGTGKTFAFCLPILNNINYEQTKIQSIIVTPTRELAKQIYDNIRFFKKFKPNLQVNYFIGGEYIKRQIEQLQRIQPHIIIATPTRLKDLFEQQSINLGKLTTFIIDECDMLFDLGFIENVDYILSKVNPNVQVSVFSATIPPELKPFLIKYLKNPHYLDLNANQITNQNITHILIPTKNQERETILLKLLKTFDPYLCLIFVNKKTDINKYYDLLLKHNYSVIQLHAGLEPRLRTQVVKRIRNLEYKHAIASDIAARGIDFIGVSHVISIDLPNDLEYYIHRSGRTGRANYTGYSYVLYDTKNLNLVQQLMTKGITFKTKKWNQQGELVETVLSDDRPKKQSSFAVENEINKIINRYKTKDNNKKIKPGYKKKRKAEIDEFKKQVRRSHIKESIKKKNEQINYLIKIKKKT, encoded by the coding sequence ATGAGTAATTTTAATCAATTTGGTTTTAAGCGGTTTTTAAATTTAGGCCTTACTGAATTAAAATTTGTTGAACCAACTATTGTGCAAGAAAAAGTAATGCCATTATTATTAAAACATAAAAATATTATATGTAAGGCACATACAGGAACTGGAAAAACATTTGCGTTTTGTTTACCAATTTTAAATAATATAAATTATGAGCAAACAAAAATTCAATCTATTATTGTAACCCCAACCCGTGAATTAGCAAAACAAATTTATGATAATATTCGTTTTTTTAAAAAATTTAAACCAAATTTACAAGTTAATTATTTTATTGGTGGCGAATATATTAAACGTCAAATTGAACAATTGCAACGAATTCAACCACACATTATTATTGCCACTCCAACACGACTAAAAGATTTGTTTGAACAACAAAGTATAAATTTAGGTAAATTAACAACTTTTATTATTGATGAATGTGATATGCTTTTTGATTTAGGTTTTATTGAAAATGTTGATTATATTTTGAGCAAAGTGAATCCTAATGTTCAAGTATCTGTTTTTTCTGCAACAATTCCACCTGAGTTAAAACCTTTTTTAATCAAGTATTTAAAAAATCCTCATTATTTAGATTTAAATGCCAATCAAATAACAAATCAAAACATTACACATATTTTAATTCCAACAAAAAATCAAGAACGAGAAACAATTTTATTAAAACTTTTAAAAACATTTGATCCATATTTATGTTTAATTTTTGTTAATAAAAAAACAGATATTAATAAGTATTATGATTTGTTATTAAAACATAATTATTCTGTTATCCAATTACATGCTGGATTAGAACCACGATTACGAACACAAGTTGTTAAACGAATTCGAAATTTAGAATATAAGCATGCTATTGCCAGTGATATTGCAGCGCGTGGAATTGATTTTATTGGTGTTAGTCATGTTATTTCAATTGATTTACCAAATGATTTAGAATATTATATTCATCGTAGTGGTCGTACTGGACGGGCAAATTATACTGGTTATAGTTATGTTCTTTATGATACAAAAAATTTAAATTTAGTCCAACAATTAATGACAAAAGGAATTACTTTTAAAACAAAGAAATGAAATCAACAAGGAGAATTGGTTGAAACAGTTCTTAGTGATGATAGGCCTAAAAAACAATCTTCTTTTGCAGTTGAGAATGAAATTAATAAAATTATTAATCGTTATAAAACAAAAGATAATAATAAAAAAATTAAACCTGGTTATAAGAAAAAACGAAAAGCGGAAATTGATGAATTTAAAAAACAAGTTCGTCGTAGTCACATTAAAGAATCAATTAAAAAAAAGAACGAGCAAATAAATTATTTAATAAAGATTAAAAAGAAAACTTAA